One stretch of Micromonospora cremea DNA includes these proteins:
- a CDS encoding extracellular solute-binding protein yields the protein MKRFVRSLAAVAVAGLTLTGCGFGGDDGQSEGGSTLSFLVPSYSDGTKALWEGIIADFEAAHSDINVELEIQSWDNINDVVRTKVQSNAAPDILNIDAFSGFAADDLLYSADEVVSASTVADFQQSFADNASIDGTMYGLPLIASARTMFYNTELFERAGIAAPPKTWDQLLDAAKKVAGLGDGVYGYGMPLGSEEAQAETSIWTFGNGGSWTNGSTIAANTPANLEAVTFMKRMIDEKATQPDPGASDRTPMLDVFIQGKIGMVVALPPTVGQIAEKNPNLKYASAPIPTKDGQPMTLGVADHLMAFKNKGDKQEALKTFLDYVFSAPVYTKFVDTEGFLPTTKSGAAALAGKKEIASFLEVLPNARFYPSTNPQWATTQGAMQSLMGQIGQGKAPGAVLDEIQAKANG from the coding sequence ATGAAGAGGTTCGTGCGTTCGTTGGCAGCCGTAGCGGTTGCCGGCCTGACGCTGACAGGTTGCGGCTTCGGCGGCGACGACGGGCAGAGTGAGGGCGGCAGCACGCTGTCGTTCCTGGTGCCCAGCTACAGCGACGGGACCAAGGCGCTCTGGGAGGGCATCATCGCCGATTTTGAGGCGGCCCACTCGGACATCAACGTGGAGCTGGAGATCCAGTCCTGGGACAACATCAACGATGTTGTCCGTACCAAGGTCCAGTCGAACGCGGCACCGGACATCCTCAACATCGACGCCTTCTCGGGGTTCGCGGCGGACGACCTGCTGTACTCCGCGGACGAAGTGGTCTCGGCAAGCACCGTGGCGGACTTCCAGCAGTCCTTCGCGGACAACGCATCGATCGACGGCACCATGTACGGCCTGCCACTGATCGCCTCGGCCCGCACCATGTTCTACAACACCGAACTGTTCGAACGGGCCGGCATCGCGGCGCCGCCGAAGACGTGGGACCAGTTGCTCGACGCGGCGAAGAAGGTGGCCGGTCTCGGCGACGGCGTCTACGGCTACGGCATGCCGCTGGGCAGCGAGGAGGCCCAGGCGGAGACCTCAATCTGGACCTTCGGCAACGGCGGATCGTGGACCAACGGGTCGACCATCGCGGCCAACACACCCGCGAACCTCGAAGCCGTCACGTTCATGAAGCGGATGATCGACGAGAAGGCCACCCAGCCCGACCCCGGGGCGTCCGACCGGACCCCCATGCTGGACGTGTTCATCCAGGGCAAGATCGGCATGGTGGTGGCGCTCCCGCCCACCGTCGGGCAGATCGCGGAGAAGAACCCGAACCTCAAGTACGCGAGCGCGCCGATTCCCACCAAGGACGGTCAGCCGATGACCCTCGGGGTCGCCGACCACCTGATGGCGTTCAAGAACAAGGGTGACAAGCAGGAAGCGCTCAAGACCTTCCTGGACTACGTGTTCAGCGCGCCGGTCTACACGAAGTTCGTCGACACCGAGGGCTTCCTGCCCACCACCAAGTCCGGTGCAGCAGCGCTGGCGGGCAAGAAGGAGATCGCGAGCTTCCTCGAGGTCCTGCCGAACGCCCGGTTCTACCCCAGCACGAACCCGCAATGGGCGACGACCCAGGGCGCGATGCAGAGCCTGATGGGACAGATCGGGCAGGGCAAGGCGCCCGGGGCGGTGCTGGATGAGATCCAGGCCAAGGCCAACGGCTAG